From one Halosimplex rubrum genomic stretch:
- a CDS encoding DUF7529 family protein, whose translation MTEDEEDAAAGPAFAGTGAASAVREHWEDLLGDMDATAAEFEDAGWETLRLHPGDVTAVTGDRWGFDVLVPDDEFERLREWVDAGDFDEHDVYRVESGINFALVVLKDDDGERAVCCPLYYDDAAVEGLGELAERRGRVETHVRNLAEAYVTFTHDEPDLFFSDDAD comes from the coding sequence ATGACCGAAGACGAGGAGGACGCCGCGGCCGGGCCGGCGTTCGCGGGGACGGGCGCGGCGAGCGCGGTCCGCGAGCACTGGGAGGACTTGCTAGGGGACATGGACGCCACGGCGGCGGAGTTCGAGGACGCCGGCTGGGAGACGCTCCGGCTCCACCCGGGCGACGTGACGGCCGTCACCGGCGACCGCTGGGGGTTCGACGTGCTGGTCCCCGACGACGAGTTCGAGCGACTTCGCGAGTGGGTCGATGCCGGCGACTTCGACGAACACGACGTGTATCGCGTCGAGAGCGGGATCAACTTCGCGCTCGTGGTGCTGAAAGACGACGACGGCGAGCGGGCGGTCTGCTGTCCGCTCTACTACGACGACGCCGCGGTCGAGGGGCTGGGCGAACTGGCCGAGCGACGGGGCCGCGTCGAGACGCACGTCCGCAACCTCGCCGAGGCGTACGTCACGTTCACCCACGACGAGCCGGACCTGTTCTTCTCGGACGACGCGGACTGA